From a region of the Mus pahari chromosome 12, PAHARI_EIJ_v1.1, whole genome shotgun sequence genome:
- the LOC110330133 gene encoding keratin-associated protein 13-2-like — MAYSCCSGNFSSRSLRSCLPSSGSCRSSSYPSNLVYTTTSCSPSTCQLSSSLNTGCQETCIEPIRCQRSCVVPSPCQKPCYYPRSSTPCSPCQGTYAGSLGFGSRSCSSLGYGSGSCYSVGYGNSGFRPLNCGVYGFPSLSYGSRYSYPIYFASRSCQPCYRPIWGSSLCGNSC; from the coding sequence ATGGCCTACAGCTGCTGCTCTGGAAACTTCTCCTCCCGCTCCCTTAGGAGCTGCCTGCCCTCCTCAGGATCCTGCCGTAGCTCTTCCTACCCCAGCAACCTGGTCTACACCACTACCAGCTGCTCTCCCAGCACCTGCCAGCTGAGCTCCTCTCTGAACACTGGCTGCCAGGAGACCTGCATTGAGCCCATCCGCTGCCAGAGGTCCTGTGTGGTGCCCAGCCCCTGCCAGAAGCCCTGCTACTACCCCAGGAGCTCCACACCCTGCAGTCCCTGCCAGGGGACATATGCTGGCTCTCTGGGCTTTGGGTCTAGGAGCTGCAGTTCCCTGGGCTATGGTTCTGGAAGCTGCTACTCAGTTGGATATGGAAATAGTGGATTCAGACCCCTCAATTGTGGAGTCTATGGCTTCCCTTCCCTGAGTTATGGGTCCAGATATTCCTATCCAATCTACTTTGCTTCTCGTTCCTGTCAACCTTGTTATAGACCAATCTGGGGATCAAGCCTATGTGGCAATAGCTGTTAA